In Amphiprion ocellaris isolate individual 3 ecotype Okinawa chromosome 5, ASM2253959v1, whole genome shotgun sequence, the genomic stretch aatgatctaGCTGTACAGAATCCATATTTGGTATGATATGCATAAGGAGTAGGACTTTGTGACATTattctgaaaattaaaaattaaaatacactgGGTACACACATCTGGATCACATTTTCCACCACACAATGCTTttgtaaaatggtaaaataaatatttaataacacaaaatataGAAAGAATTACCTTTAGCTTTAATTGTCTGACAGAGAAATGTAGGGTTACATCTTCTCCTCTGATTAGGTGCTTTTGTAATGTGATTTGAATGAAGGAAGGGAACAAACTGTCTCAGGTTGCCTTCAAACTCAGttaaaaatgtagtttgaaccaaaatgttttgaaaatacatttatcTGAAACCTCTAAGGCACAAGGGGTGAAGTATTACAGTCTTACCAGAAAATCAgtccaaaaagaaaacagatgttATTGACTCATGTTTCGCTCATCTGGCAATTAAATGACTGAGTTTTGAAAGGCTGTTTCAGATGTATTTCACAAAACTAGAGGGAGACAAATAGTCTGCATGTGAGCCTGTAGTCCCAAGATAAAGAAGAGCCCCTCAAGTGGTTATCTCTTTTATCATGACCGACAACACAGAAACTTAAATTGTGTGTGTGGTCGGGCATTATTCATGCTGTTGGGACCTCAGTCtgtttaaacaaacacattatggCAACTTGTCTCACTAAGGAGACAAAAAGAAGACTTGTTTTGAGGTTAGGGAAAGGGTTAGAGTTGAGCAAGTGTGTAGATGTTTAAGATTAAAGCAGTTCTCCAGAAACTAACTGTAGGTCAGTGTAATGCCGTCAGAAGTAGGAAATGTGggcttttgtgtttgttccaCTGGTTTCTATTGGTTCGAAAGAAAAGACTGGTTGTGTTAGTCCCACTGGCCACTCCTCACAGAAACCCACTTCACTCAACTTGGAGAGAAGCTGGCAGTTTTATTTCAGAAGACAGAGTAGAAAACGCCTGCGCTGCTCAAGGTAAGGTGTGAATAAGATGTTAATGAAGTGGTTATTAATGCAGTTAAACCTGGAGTCACATGATTATTTTACTAAAAATCTTAACTTTAAGGCAAATGTAATGCAGGTATTTCCCTTtgtatgttgtgttttcatttattgtttagtATTTGGTAGGAAATGTGTTTGACCCCAACCATCTGGTATAAGTTTGTCTATTCACGCTATTGGTTTTGCCTCAAATGATAATTATAATTTGGAGATAAAATACATTGAAATACTTctgatgaaaaatatatttctcaTATTGTGTGTTGATTGTATCTTGGTATAAACATTCAGGGGTTTAAATATCAATAGGTAGTAGATATAAATTGGTTTTTACACTGGACAAACTATAATAAAATTCATGCGTTGGAAAGTTTTGTGACTTTTACTCGACATTATTCTGCTAGAACTGTTACTTGTTAGTTGTAACTACTTGTATCTAGTTCAGAGTTTGGAGTGTACAGTATTAAACTTGAACTTGACAGTTTCATTAattaagaaaaaggaaaataattgtaaaattaaaatacatttgtgaATGCATTCTAAGACAcctttaatgtaaaaaataaagaactttaaaaaaatgtctattgctattttatattttgcatGTCAATTCATTGctcacttttttttgcttttattgatatttttgtgaatcTCATAagtaatctgtaaaataagaaggagaaattacagattttcccaTCAGTCTATTTGCATGCTAGCATGCATAGCTATGGTAAACACTTATTTAACACTGGTAGGTCATTCTAATTGTGTTAGCATGGCaaagttagcatttagctcaaacaACTGCTGTGCTAAAGCTTTTAGGTTGCAAGTAGGGTTTATCTTTGAAACTTTGAAATATGTTTCTGTCTTGCATTTAACATAACTTAGCAACATGTTGTCTACCACATTATTCGCTGACATACAGTGATTTAATGCCCAGTTTACTAGGTGTTGAAATGGACCCACAACCGAGCTCCCAGCTGAAAATAACTCTGACAAACTCTGGGAATAAACTGGGACACGTTCAGGCCAAACCTCAGGAGAGGGAGCAGTGGTCCAACAAGCTGGAGTTCATCCTGGCAGTGGCTGGACACATCATCGGCCTGGGAAATATCTGGAGGTTTCCGTACCTTTGCTACAAAAATGGAGGAggtaattttttgttgttttgctgcctAAAAGACTGTTTGGCCTTCTTGCCAGAGATAAAGGTTGCATTCACTTACCCGTTGGCTTGTCAGGCCACATTTTtcaaatgcacatttaaagaaaaacccAGTCGTTCATCCTTTGTTATAATggaaacagcaagaaaaataacaatgacTCGTTGACATGTTAAAGCACAAACTATGTGCACATAtttctaaaacttttttttttttttgctaggaGTTTTCTTGATTccttatgtcttgtttttgttcaccTGTGGCATCCCGCTCTTCTTCTTGGAGACATCTTTGGGCCAGTTCACCAGTCAGGGCGGAATAACATGTTGGAGAAAAATCTGCCCCCTTTTTGAAGGTAGGTTTTTAGCTTGGACTTTCAGCTATGTATGTTAACTTTATTTCATGTATGTAAGACATATAATACTGTTAGTACTCGTGCATCAGTGCGCTTGACAAATAATTCCCAAACTAATGGTGGACCCTCTCAaatttatctcatttttaaaaaaaacttttctctAAGTTTATTATAAACATTAGAGACTTTCATCTATTTGGATCTCaatcagtcattaaaatgaaatcacTGTAGTAGTTTAGATGGAAAATTGTACTTTTGCTCTTCCGTGGGAGGTCACAGTTGAGTGGTTTAACCTTTACCAGGGTACTGTATTTATAAGTTTATATGTTTTTAACTGCTATACTGAAAAGCAGCTCATAACTTAAACTAAAGTGGAGTAAAGTAAGTGCAATATACCCCTTTGAAATGTGATGGAGTAGAAACAGAAAGTGTCATAAAATGCTTTTAAGTGAAGGGTACAGGTGATTTTGTACCTGATCTTTGAGTTGAATCAGTCTAATTGTGAAGGTCAGTTTTGGTAATTTTCCATTCACTCTGTTCTTGGCCTTATCTCAGTGTCAGATGTCTGTAAGCGAAAGCTGAGTTTTATCATCACGGTTGCAGTGTGACAAAACTATCTCTCTTCAGGCTTAGGTTACGGAAGccaagtggttgttttgtacaCTGGGGTGTATTACATCGTCATACTGGCTTGGACATTTCTCTACCTGTTTTCATCCGTCAGGACTGAGCTTCCATGGGCGAGCTGTGACAACAGCTGGAACACAGGTAGCAAGACGTCATTCTCCAGCtgttacacacacactttgcaCCGAGTTTGGATTAGTAATCACTTCCTATTCACAATCCCTTTGATTATTTCATGCTAGATGGCTGTGTCGAGCATGATCACAATCAGACGTCCCCTCAGCTCCTGTATGGAAACGGCACGTCTTCAGTTGTAGAGTTTTGGGAGTAAGTATCATGAATGAAATCATTATAAgagtgctgctgtttctggtgTATGTTACtcaatattttctgttaaaggaGGAGAATATTAGGCCTATCTGAAGGAATTGATCAGATTGGCAATATTCGCTGGGACCTGGCTCTCTGTCTACTTCTTGCCTGGGTATTGTGTTACTTCTGTGTCTGGAATGGAGTCAAGTCCACAGGGAAGGTACAGAACAAATGTAATATTAAACTGTAATGTCTGATTTCATGTAAACTCTTCTCTAAATCTATGaagtgtttaattttaaaaaatgccaccAATATTGGTTGTGCATTAGGTGGTATACTTCACAGCCACATTTCCGTATGTGATGCTGGTGGTGCTGCTTGTTCGTGGTCTTACATTACCGGGGGCCCAAGAAGGGATCGTGTTCTACCTCTACCCAGATCCGTCTCGCCTCACTGATCCAGAGGTACTGctatttattatatattcagCTGGTGCTGTAATTTATGTACCTCCGTTTTGTTTTGCAGTATGTACTTGGAGGATATTGTTGAAAACCACTGATTTGACCTGATTTGGTGTGTTGCAAGCAGCCTCGTAAATATTTAGATGTAAAGCTAAGGGATGACCATTTTACGGTTGTTGACTTGATATGTGGCTGTACAGGTGGAATCAACAATCACATAAGTCAGTGGGCTTTATCCTCTGTagcatttgaacattttgttagaggacattttacattttgtttccatttattAGTATATGAATGTAATTTCTCTGAGAATGTATTAACCTAAAttgaaagtaaaatgaaataaactgaacataaCCTTATTGAAATCCAACAGGTGTGGATGGACGCTGGCAGCCAAATCTTTTACTCCTATGGAGTTTGCACGGGTGTTCTGACATCACTGGGAAGctacaataaatacaacaacaactgctacaggtttgttttttttatttctttactgaCTGTAACTCTGTTTAAATGTGTTGAAACTGCTTattgttacactgtaaaaaaaagtaacatttcaaactatttatctatctatttattaatttattcattcattcatgcattatatttttaaaaatggtatttagtgcttttacaatgtttgcccataaaattacacaatttttaacCAAAGTAAAATCAGTATAAATACTATTATGTAACAGAAAAACTTTGTATATTATAGGCAGAAAAAtgctcaatttttttttcagctgttattttataaattttccGTTTTGCTAAATTCTAGATAATATcaggtaaaatcacaaaaagtattaatttacatgttgactatcAAGCGATCAAaaacctgttttatttttagataaatagtaattctttcttttacaatgtgacTGTCAGAttacagttttgctgttttcaaatcaatttaaaaaatgtaaaatttttacaggtatgtgctgttattttcaggatttttgcagttaaaatgttataatatttaacagttttgaACTTTTCAAATCTGTGACGCTCTTTCTGCAAGATTTTAACCATTTGTTTACTGTAGTCACTGTAGTTTTCATGCTTTCTAATGTTTGAATTTTTCGCCTACAGAGACTGTGTCTACCTGTGCCTGTTAAACAGTCTAACCAGCTTCGTAGCTGGCTTTGCCATCTTCTCAGTACTGGGTTTCATGGCAAAGGAGCAAGGTGTGGATATATCGATGGTGGCTGAATCAGGTATAGACGGCTGAAGATGCATACTCAACAGAAAATCAGAGCAATACCGTTATGAGTTGCATGATAATGTGACCATTTTTTCTCATGTACCTTTGCAGGCCCAGGGTTGGCATTCATTGCTTACCCTCGTGCTGTGGCATTGATGCCGCTTCCTCAGCTCTGGGCGATTTTCTTCTTTGTTATGATCATTTTCTTAGGGTTGGATAGTGAGGTAGGACCATGGATCAAGTCTAATTCTAATGTAATAGTAAATTCTGATACTACATCAACACAATTCATTTATAATAATACAAACTAATCTCTCTTATCACCACAGTTTGTATATCAGGAGGCGCTGGTCACAACCATCTCCGACATGTATCCTTCCTTCTTTCAAAACAGCTGTCGTCGTAAACTCCTCCTTCTTGCCATTAGTGTTGCAAGTTTCCTTGTTGGCCTTTTCATGGTGACAGAAGTAAGTGGTCTGAGATACTGATGTGCATAATTAATTAAGTCTATATTTATAGGATAAATGAAGTAAAATGGTTAGCTATCCTTAACTGAAGAAACAACATTAAGTGCTATGTTCATAAGAATACTGCATCTCTCTAAAACATAGTACCTCCATCAGTTTCTCTGCTCCTGTATATGGACTGTTCCCTCAGAATAACACAGTGTGTTGATGGTACAATGTGTGGTTGAATTTCAGTGATGAATCCTGTTTCTTCATATTTGCAGGGAGGCCTTTACATTTTCCAGTTGTTTGACTACTATGCCTGCAGTGGAATGACACTTCTACTGTTTGCTGTCCTTCAGTCTGTCTGCATTGGATGGGTTTACGGTGAGGTTCAGTTTTCACTGTTGGATGTATTTTATAAACTGGTATTTTACAGCTAAGTACATTTTAAACCAGCAGTTTCACACCTGTTTCCAAGacatttgacttttttggggGGTAAAAATCATTCACATAGAAAAGGGAAACATTACTAATGTGGTTTAAATAGCCGTACGCTTGTGCATACATATCTGTGATGATTAAATTAAGTCATATTTTAAGGAATTCAAAGTCATAACAtagtttgaaaaacaaatcttaaAGTGCTAGTTGAGATGCCAAAATGTACATACAGGccaaatatggcaaaaaaaaaaaaaatctgaaaattctgCAGATAcagggttattcaaaaagaatgaatcTATTTCATTATGCAATATTTttataaagaaaagcaaaagaaaatccagccaagtcacaagtattctactgaaaaacaacttttatttcctgtcttacaAGTGTTCAATGTGTCCACCACCTGCAGCACAGGCAACATCAATGCGATAAGAGAATTCCTCCCAGATGCGTATCAGCATATCATAATCCGCTGAGTTGATTGCTGTTGTTATTTGATGTTATTCAACGACcttaaaaatcaaataagagttgattgtgagtagaatacttgtgacttggctggagtttttttttttttttaattgtttttccttattaaaatattgcataatgAAATtggttcattctttttgaataactCTGTATAATACCTATATATTTTGtgtactaaccctaaccctctacAGGTGCAGATCGTCAATATGATAATATCAAGGACATGATTGGATATCGACCGTGGCCTTTCATGAAATATTGTTGGCAGTACGTCACACCAGCTATCTGCACTGTAAGTACACATGCCTGCTGTCTAACTTTGTACATGCGATCCAGCTAACAGCGAGTGTATCTGACAGCTGTCAGAGTCTTCTGCGCTTAAACTAGTCCATGTCTCAACCAGATGGACACCAGCTCCATTGATGGCCTGCTAGAAGTCAAGGCTGCTGAATCTAAGTGAAGTTAAATATTTATCAATCCATGTATTTTTCTAGCTCCTCACTGGTGTCTTTCTCCTGAagaaatatttgattaaataatGATTTAAGGAACTCAGGCGTGTGTTCTTTTGGCAGagaatttatttttagataagCTAAGGCCGagattgcagctgtattcaggCATTCCATAAAAAGAGCTAGTAGCATAACTTGAGTGGATTTTCGGatttacttttttatgtttcatttcagtcacaGATGGGTCAAAGATGCATATATATTACACAGTTATTCAGTTTGATTGAGTTAGAACTGACTAAtgtaaaacagagagaaagttGCACATGGACATTAGATATCAAAGTTTCAGTATGCAAGAAAGAggagaatttgtgtttttacagatcTGAATCAATGTTGGTATGAGGCTATGAATATTGTGTATAACATTGGAgactcattttctgtttaatgttcttttaaaCTACATAAAATGATTAACTATAAATTTGACTTGCTATATGTATAATACAAATCTGGTAATTTAGAGTTTAAGTCTTTTCTTCTGTTCTCTCTGCTTGTACATTTTCAGTGCACATTTCTGTTCTCCTTGATCAAATACACCCCGCTGAAATTCAACAACACCTATGAATACCCCTGGTGGGGCTATGCCCTCGGAGGATTCTTCACTCTTTCGTCAACCCTCCTGGTTCCTCTATGGATGTTATATGCTGTGTGCGTCACTCCAGGAACACTGAAACAGGTACAATCCCACGTTTTTACTGGAACAAATTTGGGTGGTTCAGTCAAGGCCACTATTTTCTGTGGCCTCAGTA encodes the following:
- the LOC111575258 gene encoding sodium- and chloride-dependent GABA transporter 2-like isoform X1; protein product: MWAFVFVPLVSIGSKEKTGCVSPTGHSSQKPTSLNLERSWQFYFRRQSRKRLRCSSLLGVEMDPQPSSQLKITLTNSGNKLGHVQAKPQEREQWSNKLEFILAVAGHIIGLGNIWRFPYLCYKNGGGVFLIPYVLFLFTCGIPLFFLETSLGQFTSQGGITCWRKICPLFEGLGYGSQVVVLYTGVYYIVILAWTFLYLFSSVRTELPWASCDNSWNTDGCVEHDHNQTSPQLLYGNGTSSVVEFWERRILGLSEGIDQIGNIRWDLALCLLLAWVLCYFCVWNGVKSTGKVVYFTATFPYVMLVVLLVRGLTLPGAQEGIVFYLYPDPSRLTDPEVWMDAGSQIFYSYGVCTGVLTSLGSYNKYNNNCYRDCVYLCLLNSLTSFVAGFAIFSVLGFMAKEQGVDISMVAESGPGLAFIAYPRAVALMPLPQLWAIFFFVMIIFLGLDSEFVYQEALVTTISDMYPSFFQNSCRRKLLLLAISVASFLVGLFMVTEGGLYIFQLFDYYACSGMTLLLFAVLQSVCIGWVYGADRQYDNIKDMIGYRPWPFMKYCWQYVTPAICTCTFLFSLIKYTPLKFNNTYEYPWWGYALGGFFTLSSTLLVPLWMLYAVCVTPGTLKQRLKLLCTPSMDIPRATKKASNHEAFQTFTELHTLRTTESSTDKDGKTQTLSVI
- the LOC111575258 gene encoding sodium- and chloride-dependent GABA transporter 2-like isoform X2; translation: MEETSLGQFTSQGGITCWRKICPLFEGLGYGSQVVVLYTGVYYIVILAWTFLYLFSSVRTELPWASCDNSWNTDGCVEHDHNQTSPQLLYGNGTSSVVEFWERRILGLSEGIDQIGNIRWDLALCLLLAWVLCYFCVWNGVKSTGKVVYFTATFPYVMLVVLLVRGLTLPGAQEGIVFYLYPDPSRLTDPEVWMDAGSQIFYSYGVCTGVLTSLGSYNKYNNNCYRDCVYLCLLNSLTSFVAGFAIFSVLGFMAKEQGVDISMVAESGPGLAFIAYPRAVALMPLPQLWAIFFFVMIIFLGLDSEFVYQEALVTTISDMYPSFFQNSCRRKLLLLAISVASFLVGLFMVTEGGLYIFQLFDYYACSGMTLLLFAVLQSVCIGWVYGADRQYDNIKDMIGYRPWPFMKYCWQYVTPAICTCTFLFSLIKYTPLKFNNTYEYPWWGYALGGFFTLSSTLLVPLWMLYAVCVTPGTLKQRLKLLCTPSMDIPRATKKASNHEAFQTFTELHTLRTTESSTDKDGKTQTLSVI